The segment ggttcttagcacccgccgctCGAAAACAttgagtgctcgtaggtcctctttcAGCAGTGTGCACGTTTCACGTCGTCCATAGAAGAGACCCGATTTAATCAGCGATTTGTATAATCTGCACTTTATGTTTACGGAGTCCATTGTAGGCTAATAATAATCTTGTTTtcgtcatcggcaaagcagatacATTGACTGGATGTATTAAAAATCGTGTTCCGCATGTCGATCGCTGCTTTTCGTATCACACCTTCAAGAGCTATGTTGAATAGGAGGTGGGAAAAACCACCTGCTTgccaaagtcccctgcgagattcgcaTGGGTCCTATTATAATACACCCGAAATTCTCACACACCACTGGATCCCAGCTtctccggaaagccgttttcgttcagAATATTCCATAACTCAtttcggtttacactatcatatgcggctttgaaatcactgaacagGTGATGTGTGAGgcctcgaaatttactttttggaggatctgtcacATGATGAAGATTAAGTTCGTTGTAGATCCACCCTCCATGAAGTCAACGTGATAACTTCTCACATATCTATTGGCTGCAATGGGGACAGTCgttgaaagatgacttgggaacgAACTTTATGGCGGCATTCAAGATAGTGATCACTCAGCGAATGCGGCGTTAATGTTATAAATGTTAATGTTATAAAAGCACAACTTGTAACACAAAGCCCAAAACATTTATTTATATGCTGCGCAACAGTTCAACCATGTTCTACAAACGAAATAGCTTTCAGTGAATTATAGCGGTATGATCtaacaaaaaataactaaaaccaaatttgataaaacagaaaagagcCAATCACATTAACGGCAGCATTATACTACAGTTCTAAACTACAAAATGTTCCGATATTCATATCCATTTATGTTTGGGTGGTTTGTTACTTATCAGCAAATATGCATATGTTTTATCTTCGTTGCATTTTTCGAGATTCTACAGCGGATAATAAAGCGAACAAATAGGTATGCATTAGGAAACTAGTACTACACATCAATCAAACTTACCAGCTCTCGTAATCATTCGCTTGTACGGTTCCGGGCTCATTTTCGTGAACATCATCCGTGGCTTGACAGCTCGGGACGATTTACGCGTACTGGATGATTCCGAACCGGAAACGCTCGTGTTCAACGCTTCCGATGTACTACTGGTTGCTGCCTCGTCCGTAGAGGGCAGTTTATCTACCGCGGATTTAGCAGTTGTTCGCTTTGACCTAGCACGGGAAGCACGCTGTTCCACGACTGGCACGGTTTGGTTGACAGCTAGCTTCGCTGGTTGTTTATCGTTGGGGGTGGTAACGTCCTCTGTGGTGGTTTGCTTCAGTCGCTTTGATCGTTTCGATACTGCAGATGGTTCAGATGGTTTCGAAGGTCCAGCCTTCGGCTCGGATAGTTCCTCGGAGGATTTCTTGCCAGTTTTACTGTGCTTTGGTGCGCCGTTTGTCATGGCATCTGATGGAAGAGCAGGTGTTTCAGCAGCTTTTCTCTTTCTGGTTTTAGGTTCGCTGGCAGCTTCGTCAGCCTTCGTTTTCGCAGTACGAGAAACCGTACTTCGTGCGGATCTTACACTAGATCTGGTAGAGGCTACACTTGCACTCTCATCGTCTGAGTACCGTCGGGTTTTCTTCTTCTCACGTTTTGAATGTCTTTCAGGCAACTTTGTCGATTCTTCACTCGCAACTGATTTTGTTGTTGATGTCTGCTCTTCCTTGTCGTATTTCATCACCTGAATCTTACTATCCTTTTTAAGAAACACTGGTTCGTTTGGTTCTTGGTCCTCATCGGAGCTGTCTCCGAAAATGTATTTGTATTTGCGTGATAACGCAGTGTCAGCGTTAGGCGCTGATGAGCGATTTTTAATCATATCCGAGACGGCTaggattttttcctttttaaccGCATTCAAGAACGGATGATCTGGGGTGTTAAAATCAAACGATAAAGCATCACCCCCAGAACTTCCGCCTCTAGAGAGTGGGGTTTCCTCACTATTACCACTAACAACCGAGCTTTTGGTACTCGACGGTGTGTTTCGATTTGCCGGAAGTTTGGCGTTAATGTTGTCTTTTGATTTAGTTTTCTTTGAAGGTTTTTTAGAAACAGACGATGAATCTTCATTACTGTAAAAAAGTAGAAATTCTTATTTTAAATTCCGACTCTTCCTGATGATTTGAGTTGGTACTTACACTTGGCGCGTAGTTTCAGCGACAGGCATCGTAGAGGCCAAGCAATACTCCTCGTCGGATTGGGTAAGCTCCTCTCTGACAGAACTTTCCGGTGCTTCGGAAGTAGTAGATAGGCTCTGTTTTGAATCTTTTGACTTTGTTTTACGGTCTGAGCGATGCTGGTTTGTTTCTTCCTGATTTTCCTTGTTGGAAGATGGAGAAATATTCAGCTCGTCATTTTCCGTTACTGCTGCTTGTTCTTCGTCATGAATTGGGCTACTCAAAATGGACTGCCTGTATGTGCTGTTTGCTGGTGGTCGAAAGGTTCCATCCAATGGTAAACTACTGTCCGATTTTTTGGCCGCTAATGGTTGGGTTTGCATATTGTAGAAGTCATCGGATGGTGCTAAATTGGTCCATGACGGTGGAGATCTTGGCATTTCCAAAGGAATCGTATCTGCCAGGTCTTCTACATTTAAACCATTTCCTATGTTTGAAGCTCTTCTGAGTGGCTGAGTTTGCAGATCGTACACATCGCGTATTTCATCAGTTGGGAGGGGTTGGGTAGCTAATTCAAACGGATCTAGTTCAAATTCCTTGTTTGCCCGAAGAGAAACGTTGCCCTTTCGCTGACGCAAATCGGTTACCTGAATTACCGCTTTACGAAGGGAACGAGCAGATTTGAGTGCTTCGTCGGGCATCTTTTGAGTTAGCATGTCATATGCGGCTTCTTCGGAAGTACCGCAATTACGACTAGAAATTGCCGGATCGATTTGAGTAGCCAAATCATACGCACTAATCGATTGTGGCACAGCGAAATTCGGCATGGCAGGTAAAGCTTGCGTCGCTTGAAGATACGGATCATGCACATCCTCCTCCTGtattcaaaatatataaataactTACTAAACGTTTTTACTTTAGTTCTAAGACGTACTAAATAAAGGATTTAACTGGACAGATTTTCTAAAGGTTTTATAAGCAAAATTAGGTGAATAACTTACGTCTTCATTCTTCTCAGGAAACTCTAGATCAGGTGTTACAGATTCCCCTCGGCTTCCTGGCTCAGTTGGACCCTGTTGCAGTATATCTTCGATCGCATCCTTACGAAGCGATAATTTTCTGACGAGTACCGGATCTGGCGGTTGTTGAGGAGTGATTCGATCAAACTCCAAATCAGGAGTAGCTGATTCCACACGTTCCTCTTCGTTGTCTGGCATCAAATTCCTTGTCGATGCTGGTCGACTATCGAAGTTGAGTTCAGGAGTGATAGAACCTTCGCGGTCCTCCGCTGTAATTGGTACGAAGTTAACTTGATCCTTAGAGGTAGCCTTCGAGTCATTCCATTCGATCTTGCTTAGATCATCATCGGTTTCTTCGGCTGGAATTTTTCCATGGAAAGAAATGGAATCGACAGAACGATCCGGTAGAATGGATTTTCGCTCTTCACCAATACTTTTTCGGTAGGATTCGTCCATATTCTTAAGCAGATTCTGCGACTCGACGTATGGGTTATTGAAAAGCCCATCACCGGTATTCTCGTCATCTTCCGTTTCAAATCGTAGAAAGTCGTCCTCTTTCTCACCTTGACCAATAGTGCTTCCAATCGGTGCTATAATCTGTGATTCATCGGGTTGCTCAATACATTCCTGCGTTTCTGGGATGAAGAAAAGGTCGTCCATCTCATCCAAAGAAGCTTGTGGCAAACTGGTTCGCGACTTTTCTGCTATAGAAGTGGAATTACGCGTCGAGCTGCATGACTCATTTCCATGGGTTTGAGTTGCAGGAATTAGAAAACTATTTTCTTGACGGTTCGATATGTTAGTTACAGTTTTCGACACATTAGAATTCTGGTTTTCACTGGTACTGTTATTGTCCCCATGATTATCATTGGACAGTTTGTTTTTAACAAGCCGAGATCGCACCTGTGGAGCTTCCTGAAAATTATCAATCAAATATTACCACATTTCTTTACATAGGTAGCGTATTTGAAACATACATCCAAGCTACAATCGATGGAGTCAACAGAAGATTCGAAAAAAGATGCCATACTGGCATTGGATTTTCGACTGGTGCTGCTTACGACTTCCAGTTGGCAGGTGACGGATCCAAACACGAGCTTCACTTTGCTGCCAAACAGTTTGAGCCATTCCAAGGGTGGCACGGGCTGCATTTGTACACGATCATCGGTCAACAGAATGCCGGCATGGGAACATAGGTCCATTATGTAGACATCGTGCGAAGCCGGAACACATTTGATGGCGGCATGTTTGGCACATACTGACTGGAAGAacagaaaatcaaaaataagcAATTATTATGGGTACGAAATCAGCACCAATGAAACGACGACTACGGATATAGGAAAACTAATTCATAAAAAATAAACCAGAGATTCGCGGGATACCAATTGAAACTTCTGAAATTTCTCAATACACCCACTTCAGTGCATTAAGTTCGATTTGTCCACTCATACTACGGACATAATGCTAGCATAGgacagctgttcgccacgggacatcaagatcgtcatcggagatatgaacgcccagctCGGTAAGgaagaagaaatgtatagaccagtaataaaataaattttacgcCGTCTGCTACCAGGATACACCGATTCTAGCATTTTGTGAACTACCCCCGTTTCCAAAATTGCATTCATGGCAAGTACAAACTTCCAAACCCGCATTGCATCACTGACCCGCTTCGCGCTTTTAGGCCACTGGACGCCAACGCTTTTGCCTTCCATGGACGACGCAGAACTGGTACCTCAACTTTAGAATTGCAAAGTGGAAGGTAACCACCCCATGGGCTGCTCCTACCGGAACGTGCGAGGATTACGAACAAAAGTAATTGTGTTGACCGAGATACGACTGGAAGAATGTTCATACAGTGCGCAACTGCTCGGTAATGTCTTTGTTGTCTATCGCACCGATCGTGACCCTCGAACACTATCGAATCCCAAGGCGGGGGTTGCCCTGATTGTGGTTTCAACTCACTGGAACAGTTATATCGATCCAACGTCTGTTTCCAATACTGTAGAGTAGCTATAGGTGAGAATCGCTACGTCTCGTCGAGTTGTGAATATGGGTCTCATCTATTTGCCCCCGGATCGTTGTAACGATATTAGCAGCATTTATGAGCACGTGGTGCTGTTATCTCTAACTTGGAACTCAGTGATTAAGCTCTGCAGTTTGGGGACTATAATCAGCCTCAGCTTCAGTGGTGTAAGACGAATCATTTCAGGTCGACTCCCTAATGGCTTTATTTGTCACTAGTTCTACATTTATCGACGGTTTTGCCCTACATGGGCTGAAGCAAGTCAATGGTATAGCCTACAGATTTCTCTATTTGATCTTGACGAACGAAGCCGCAACACCAGTCTTCACCATTTCGGAAGCAATTCAAAGCTTGCGTTTGATCACTCTCGACGCAGACCATCCTGCTTTGGACGTTCTGATGAATCTCCCAACGCCGATTATTTTTGAGAATGCCTTCGGGAATGATGGTACACCGGACATTCGACGAGGTAATTATGACTAATCAGATTCGCTATCTCTCGAATTGCCAGGCGGACAATAAACTCTGCTACATATATTGACGACTTACTTTCtttttacttatgtgtccatgtccgccggtccggcagaacaaagggatgaaatcagagatcttcactgttgacggttacccgccatgtcgccaggacaggttctcgtctacagcccggatgtcgttggctaagctccgtcgccatgagcctctgggtctgcctcctctacgctgtccttgtggattccagtcgagtgcttttcTGCAAACCTccttcgctcctttcctcaaggtgtccgatccacttccacctacgttcacgaatttctgtggctatcggccgttgatgacaccgacgatggggttcctcattggatatccagttatcaggccaccaggtacgaatgatgtatcgcaggcaccggttaatgaatacttgCAGATTttacgttgtctccgctgagacgcaccacgtttcgcaggaatacagcagtacggattttacgtttgaattaaaggttcgggttttcgtacgtagagtgatctggtttgagcgccaaatgtttcgcagacctgcaaaggcacccctggccttcctgatccgtgtcgctatatcagtcttggcaCCATCATCGGGCgtttttagggactttgactcttgatggctgctacaatttcatccagagatggcgcctccgagttgacgcgattaattcgacgaactgtaggcgtcacatgctgctggttttgttggtctctgacatttgaaactcggaagagttgttcaaaatgttgagtccatcgcttaagctgttctgtacggtcagtcaataacTGACCagctgtcctttagcggcatctttgtattcatcctggcactacTATGGCGGCTAGAAATATcgcacaacaaacggatatcaccattggcggcggcggtttctccttgttcggctagggagttagtccaggctcccttgtcccgcctacaagcacgtttaacagccctctccagttcggcgtatcgttgacgggcagctgtcttagccgatctggtccgcgctcgctcaatgccggcttttgcttctct is part of the Sabethes cyaneus chromosome 2, idSabCyanKW18_F2, whole genome shotgun sequence genome and harbors:
- the LOC128733421 gene encoding mediator of DNA damage checkpoint protein 1-like isoform X1, encoding MDWRMYLVVGDDRHRLKEGVTLIGSAENDRFSVIRLQHKSVCAKHAAIKCVPASHDVYIMDLCSHAGILLTDDRVQMQPVPPLEWLKLFGSKVKLVFGSVTCQLEVVSSTSRKSNASMASFFESSVDSIDCSLDEAPQVRSRLVKNKLSNDNHGDNNSTSENQNSNVSKTVTNISNRQENSFLIPATQTHGNESCSSTRNSTSIAEKSRTSLPQASLDEMDDLFFIPETQECIEQPDESQIIAPIGSTIGQGEKEDDFLRFETEDDENTGDGLFNNPYVESQNLLKNMDESYRKSIGEERKSILPDRSVDSISFHGKIPAEETDDDLSKIEWNDSKATSKDQVNFVPITAEDREGSITPELNFDSRPASTRNLMPDNEEERVESATPDLEFDRITPQQPPDPVLVRKLSLRKDAIEDILQQGPTEPGSRGESVTPDLEFPEKNEDEEDVHDPYLQATQALPAMPNFAVPQSISAYDLATQIDPAISSRNCGTSEEAAYDMLTQKMPDEALKSARSLRKAVIQVTDLRQRKGNVSLRANKEFELDPFELATQPLPTDEIRDVYDLQTQPLRRASNIGNGLNVEDLADTIPLEMPRSPPSWTNLAPSDDFYNMQTQPLAAKKSDSSLPLDGTFRPPANSTYRQSILSSPIHDEEQAAVTENDELNISPSSNKENQEETNQHRSDRKTKSKDSKQSLSTTSEAPESSVREELTQSDEEYCLASTMPVAETTRQVNEDSSSVSKKPSKKTKSKDNINAKLPANRNTPSSTKSSVVSGNSEETPLSRGGSSGGDALSFDFNTPDHPFLNAVKKEKILAVSDMIKNRSSAPNADTALSRKYKYIFGDSSDEDQEPNEPVFLKKDSKIQVMKYDKEEQTSTTKSVASEESTKLPERHSKREKKKTRRYSDDESASVASTRSSVRSARSTVSRTAKTKADEAASEPKTRKRKAAETPALPSDAMTNGAPKHSKTGKKSSEELSEPKAGPSKPSEPSAVSKRSKRLKQTTTEDVTTPNDKQPAKLAVNQTVPVVEQRASRARSKRTTAKSAVDKLPSTDEAATSSTSEALNTSVSGSESSSTRKSSRAVKPRMMFTKMSPEPYKRMITRAGGFIVDMPELASMLVSDRVYRTYKFLCAIARGIPIVDHSYLEQVEKKRDFVDPWAYILQDHEMERRFKFNLKKSLSLARDAKIFEGYSVIVTASTKPPPEELQLIVTSAGGRVIKFPSQQPKHADKLFAVSDQQDKAVWPKLQERYPQIEIISTEGLMLSVMQHYKNFRNYRLA
- the LOC128733421 gene encoding serine-rich adhesin for platelets-like isoform X3 codes for the protein MDWRMYLVVGDDRHRLKEGVTLIGSAENDRFSVIRLQHKSVCAKHAAIKCVPASHDVYIMDLCSHAGILLTDDRVQMQPVPPLEWLKLFGSKVKLVFGSVTCQLEVVSSTSRKSNASMASFFESSVDSIDCSLDEAPQVRSRLVKNKLSNDNHGDNNSTSENQNSNVSKTVTNISNRQENSFLIPATQTHGNESCSSTRNSTSIAEKSRTSLPQASLDEMDDLFFIPETQECIEQPDESQIIAPIGSTIGQGEKEDDFLRFETEDDENTGDGLFNNPYVESQNLLKNMDESYRKSIGEERKSILPDRSVDSISFHGKIPAEETDDDLSKIEWNDSKATSKDQVNFVPITAEDREGSITPELNFDSRPASTRNLMPDNEEERVESATPDLEFDRITPQQPPDPVLVRKLSLRKDAIEDILQQGPTEPGSRGESVTPDLEFPEKNEDEEDVHDPYLQATQALPAMPNFAVPQSISAYDLATQIDPAISSRNCGTSEEAAYDMLTQKMPDEALKSARSLRKAVIQVTDLRQRKGNVSLRANKEFELDPFELATQPLPTDEIRDVYDLQTQPLRRASNIGNGLNVEDLADTIPLEMPRSPPSWTNLAPSDDFYNMQTQPLAAKKSDSSLPLDGTFRPPANSTYRQSILSSPIHDEEQAAVTENDELNISPSSNKENQEETNQHRSDRKTKSKDSKQSLSTTSEAPESSVREELTQSDEEYCLASTMPVAETTRQVNEDSSSVSKKPSKKTKSKDNINAKLPANRNTPSSTKSSVVSGNSEETPLSRGGSSGGDALSFDFNTPDHPFLNAVKKEKILAVSDMIKNRSSAPNADTALSRKYKYIFGDSSDEDQEPNEPVFLKKDSKIQVMKYDKEEQTSTTKSVASEESTKLPERHSKREKKKTRRYSDDESASVASTRSSVRSARSTVSRTAKTKADEAASEPKTRKRKAAETPALPSDAMTNGAPKHSKTGKKSSEELSEPKAGPSKPSEPSAVSKRSKRLKQTTTEDVTTPNDKQPAKLAVNQTVPVVEQRASRARSKRTTAKSAVDKLPSTDEAATSSTSEALNTSVSGSESSSTRKSSRAVKPRMMFTKMSPEPYKRMITRAESRKMQRR
- the LOC128733421 gene encoding mediator of DNA damage checkpoint protein 1-like isoform X2, coding for MDLCSHAGILLTDDRVQMQPVPPLEWLKLFGSKVKLVFGSVTCQLEVVSSTSRKSNASMASFFESSVDSIDCSLDEAPQVRSRLVKNKLSNDNHGDNNSTSENQNSNVSKTVTNISNRQENSFLIPATQTHGNESCSSTRNSTSIAEKSRTSLPQASLDEMDDLFFIPETQECIEQPDESQIIAPIGSTIGQGEKEDDFLRFETEDDENTGDGLFNNPYVESQNLLKNMDESYRKSIGEERKSILPDRSVDSISFHGKIPAEETDDDLSKIEWNDSKATSKDQVNFVPITAEDREGSITPELNFDSRPASTRNLMPDNEEERVESATPDLEFDRITPQQPPDPVLVRKLSLRKDAIEDILQQGPTEPGSRGESVTPDLEFPEKNEDEEDVHDPYLQATQALPAMPNFAVPQSISAYDLATQIDPAISSRNCGTSEEAAYDMLTQKMPDEALKSARSLRKAVIQVTDLRQRKGNVSLRANKEFELDPFELATQPLPTDEIRDVYDLQTQPLRRASNIGNGLNVEDLADTIPLEMPRSPPSWTNLAPSDDFYNMQTQPLAAKKSDSSLPLDGTFRPPANSTYRQSILSSPIHDEEQAAVTENDELNISPSSNKENQEETNQHRSDRKTKSKDSKQSLSTTSEAPESSVREELTQSDEEYCLASTMPVAETTRQVNEDSSSVSKKPSKKTKSKDNINAKLPANRNTPSSTKSSVVSGNSEETPLSRGGSSGGDALSFDFNTPDHPFLNAVKKEKILAVSDMIKNRSSAPNADTALSRKYKYIFGDSSDEDQEPNEPVFLKKDSKIQVMKYDKEEQTSTTKSVASEESTKLPERHSKREKKKTRRYSDDESASVASTRSSVRSARSTVSRTAKTKADEAASEPKTRKRKAAETPALPSDAMTNGAPKHSKTGKKSSEELSEPKAGPSKPSEPSAVSKRSKRLKQTTTEDVTTPNDKQPAKLAVNQTVPVVEQRASRARSKRTTAKSAVDKLPSTDEAATSSTSEALNTSVSGSESSSTRKSSRAVKPRMMFTKMSPEPYKRMITRAGGFIVDMPELASMLVSDRVYRTYKFLCAIARGIPIVDHSYLEQVEKKRDFVDPWAYILQDHEMERRFKFNLKKSLSLARDAKIFEGYSVIVTASTKPPPEELQLIVTSAGGRVIKFPSQQPKHADKLFAVSDQQDKAVWPKLQERYPQIEIISTEGLMLSVMQHYKNFRNYRLA